GCTTCCCATTCTTTAATTGTTTGGGTGCCTTTAGCCATTGCTTAATAATATTCAAAATCCCGTTGTCTCTAATGCGTTCCTTGAGCAATACAAATAACTTTTCATGAGGAATGGTATCAAAGTATTTCGACAAGTCTGCGTCGTATATAAAGTGATGTCCATCGTAGATATTCTGCTTGATTTGCTTGATTGCATCATGTGCTCCACGCTTTGGTCTAAATCCATACGAAGTTTCTTCAAAGTCGGCTTCCCAGAGTGGCTCTATTAACATCTTTACTTCCATTTGTGCAACTCTATCTCTAATGGTTGGAATTCCCAACTTTCGAAACTCGCCTTTCTTTTCCTTCGGGATTGATAATTCGGCTTGGTCATTTGAACATACCGAGCTTCAGCGATAATCCTCACGGATATAACTGTCAGCAGTTCTTC
This portion of the Saccharicrinis fermentans DSM 9555 = JCM 21142 genome encodes:
- a CDS encoding reverse transcriptase domain-containing protein, with protein sequence MPKEKKGEFRKLGIPTIRDRVAQMEVKMLIEPLWEADFEETSYGFRPKRGAHDAIKQIKQNIYDGHHFIYDADLSKYFDTIPHEKLFVLLKERIRDNGILNIIKQWLKAPKQLKNGKLLTSKADTPQGGVISPLLSNIYLHAFDRIVNSPNSKFAKGNIRIVRYADYFVQMGTYYYSREILAYINSLMTRMGLTINKEKTSML